The Setaria italica strain Yugu1 chromosome IX, Setaria_italica_v2.0, whole genome shotgun sequence genome has a window encoding:
- the LOC101777183 gene encoding uncharacterized protein LOC101777183: MEEGGFDYWNWSVPLATPRGPEAADGSSLPPPLSSDGWARSNSPRQVASPPLIITADRSWSLDDIEDLSMLGDDILPAGTNGSLALEAADWSLFGPQSIHGDDGLSDQAGGAGEESQDPLLEFDSLDSLLDLDGSSSGSGANQASVDSQLQAAGADHPWGMDSWLPMAPPAVSNTLLLEQTQVGAGDSPPAAPATGPNQAGIDEMSAVLPEDETADVTMTLADMIRIAEECGKDEAASRMWSEEEHKDLLYGLRRYAKHNRVHSCFNISTYLNKKTALDVALRCRWLQDKEKTAKQAELVQKDSAGIVKVNKGQGTKGAKKSKNMYPLSKEALDSKSNRELLRDSYIFMQQIEENIKTGKFGEETADYFYFVRTNMDAIGKRENEFCRISMPLPPIDEQGLEEILQQSGHSSSVTPDICCLCYWSNAVAFLLS; the protein is encoded by the exons ctgccgccgccgctgagcagCGACGGCTGGGCGAGGAGCAACAGCCCGCGCCAGGTGGCCTCCCCGCCCCTGATCATCACCGCCGACAGAAGCTGGTCGTTGGACGACATTGAAGACCTATCGATGCTTGGCGACGACATCTTGCCCGCGGGGACCAATGGATCGTTGGCGCTCGAAGCTGCGGACTGGAGCTTGTTCGGCCCCCAGTCGATTCACGGCGATGACGGCCTCTCCGACCAggctggcggcgcgggcgaggaaTCGCAGGACCCGCTGCTGGAGTTCGACTCCCTCGACTCGTTGTTGGACTTGGACGGCAGCTCGTCGGGATCGGGAGCGAACCAAGCATCCGTCGACTCCCAGCTCCAAGCGGCGGGCGCTGACCACCCCTGGGGAATGGACTCTTGGCTGCCGATGGCCCCGCCCGCCGTCTCCAACACCTTGTTGCTGGAGCAGACTCAGGTCGGAGCTGGCGActcgccgccggctgccccGGCCACCGGCCCAAACCAAGCGGGGATCGACGAGATGTCTGCGGTGTTGCCCGAGGACGAGACGGCGGACGTGACGATGACGTTGGCCGATATGATCCGGATAGCGGAAGAGTGCGGCAAGGACGAAGCCGCGAGCAGAATGTGGTCCGAGGAGGAGCACAAAGACTTGCTCTATGGCCTTCGTCG GTATGCCAAGCATAACCGTGTCCATAGCTGTTTCAACATATCAACTTATCTGAACAAGAAGACTGCACTGGATGTTGCCCTGCGATGCAGGTGGTTGCAG GACAAGGAGAAAACTGCTAAGCAAGCAGAGTTGGTACAGAAAGATTCTGCTGGGATTGTAAAGGTTAATAAG GGGCAGGGAACAAAGGGCgctaaaaaaagtaaaaacatGTATCCCCTTTCCAAAG AGGCTCTAGATTCCAAGAGTAATAGAGAGCTTCTCCGGGATAGTTATATTTTTATGCAACAAATAGAAGAGAACATAAAGACAGGAAAG TTTGGCGAGGAGACTGCAGACTACTTCTACTTCGTGAGAACTAACATGGATGCTATAGGAAAGAG AGAGAACGAATTTTGTAGGATCAGCATGCCCCTGCCTCCGATAGATGAGCAAGGCCTAGAGGAAATCCTACAGCAGTCTGGTCACAGTTCATCGGTAACTCCTGACATTTGTTGCCTCTGTTACTGGTCTAATGCCGTGGCTTTTTTGCTGTCCTAA